One Amblyraja radiata isolate CabotCenter1 unplaced genomic scaffold, sAmbRad1.1.pri scaffold_801_ctg1, whole genome shotgun sequence DNA window includes the following coding sequences:
- the LOC116970370 gene encoding pikachurin-like, with translation MRFKATSGEGLLLWRGETSMRVNGDFISLGLQQGALVFSYNLGSGPVSVLVNGSFHDDHWHRVKAVRDGAFGKLTIDDYGAKTGRSPGKMRQLNVNGPIYVGGMKEIALQTGRRYMRGLVGCISHLTLSGDYQAALVEEAGGGKNINTCGAS, from the exons ATGAGGTTCAAGGCCACGTCGGGTGAGGGCCTGCTGCTGTGGCGAGGGGAGACCTCCATGAGGGTCAACGGTGACTTCATCTCCCTCGGCCTGCAACAAGGGGCCCTGGTCTTCAG TTACAACCTGGGCAGTGGGCCCGTGTCGGTGCTGGTGAACGGCTCCTTCCACGATGATCACTGGCACCGGGTCAAGGCTGTCCG GGACGGGGCGTTTGGGAAGCTGACCATTGATGATTACGGAGCAAAGACCGGCCGCTCCCCAGGCAAGATGCGGCAGCTCAACGTCAACGGCCCCATCTACGTGG GGGGAATGAAGGAGATCGCTCTGCAGACGGGACGGCGGTACATGCGGGGGCTGGTGGGCTGCATCTCCCACCTCACCCTCTCCGGTGACTACCAAGCCGCCCTGGTGGAGGAGGCCGGCGGCGGCAAGAACATCAACACCTGCGGCGCAAGCTAG